Proteins from a single region of Melanotaenia boesemani isolate fMelBoe1 chromosome 3, fMelBoe1.pri, whole genome shotgun sequence:
- the LOC121636916 gene encoding uncharacterized protein LOC121636916 isoform X2 produces MMSFKLKWLIVIQLLLNEQALCRVPPPLVRRSSLFQETHTPKETEETIKQDHHPLLETQSLPTPSSTYKSVPDSPVPQKEERVHSAQRMTSILRAKLQGKIKNNPLTQGNVSCEEVLSASTLDDPLSSMFPQELLGLSLVPVLVVAGCPKEAQTLVLKLYDLLGEADTEELLMEVEALIEHRMSKFASTPAPASAAERDEMRHHMDAVMFNIEQLGLAGAGTSMQDAHCEGWTRVNGTMLVGSVVEGTTGGLEDAVSSCERLGILCAGVTSGGHLTPGMYQAVLKKGSRIFPSSSPQTESWIRQCSAKDDVLIPTALGQRMKRSPQRNCINKNEEQVYNVVEWIPGVSTLYNLGTAVYYASVNCSATAKERAILSAVDLGTDALMVATGGTAGVAGYALGAGVKTGVKAGVRYLLNSMKEEDDVLVNQFSREDGIITIQ; encoded by the coding sequence ATGATGTCCTTCAAGTTGAAGTGGCTAATTGTGATCCAGCTCCTGCTTAATGAGCAGGCACTGTGCAGGGTACCACCTCCTTTGGTGCGGAGGAGCAGTCTGTTTCAAGAAACTCACACCCCTAAAGAAACAGAAGAGACAATCAAACAGGATCATCACCCTCTGCTGGAAACCCAGTCCTTGCCTACTCCTTCATCCACATACAAATCTGTACCAGATTCACCAGTTCCACAAAAAGAGGAAAGGGTCCACTCTGCTCAACGAATGACATCAATCCTCAGGGCAAAGCTTCAAGggaagattaaaaataatcccCTCACTCAAGGGAATGTCAGCTGTGAGGAAGTGCTGTCTGCAAGCACGTTGGATGATCCATTATCTTCAATGTTCCCTCAGGAGCTGCTGGGTCTCTCTTTAGTGCCTGTGTTGGTGGTGGCAGGCTGCCCAAAGGAGGCTCAGACCCTTGTGCTGAAGCTTTATGATTTGCTAGGAGAGGCTGATACAGAGGAGCTCCTGATGGAGGTGGAGGCTCTCATAGAGCACAGGATGAGCAAGTTTGCATCTACACCAGCACCTGCATCAGCAGCAGAGAGAGATGAAATGAGGCACCATATGGATGCTGTGATGTTTAATATTGAGCAACTGGGTTTGGCGGGAGCAGGCACCTCTATGCAGGATGCCCATTGTGAAGGTTGGACCAGGGTAAATGGAACCATGCTGGTGGGTAGCGTTGTGGAAGGAACCACAGGTGGACTGGAGGATGCTGTGAGCAGCTGTGAAAGACTGGGGATTTTGTGTGCTGGCGTGACCAGTGGTGGCCATCTTACACCTGGGATGTACCAAGCAGTGCTAAAGAAAGGTAGCcgcatttttccatcttcatccCCTCAGACTGAATCATGGATCCGCCAGTGCAGTGCCAAGGATGATGTTTTGATCCCCACAGCTTTAGGTCAACGAATGAAGCGCAGCCCTCAGAGGAACTGTATCAACAAAAATGAGGAGCAAGTGTATAACGTAGTGGAGTGGATTCCTGGAGTCAGCACTCTCTACAACCTTGGGACAGCTGTGTACTATGCCTCAGTCAACTGCTCTGCAACAGCTAAGGAAAGAGCCATCCTCAGTGCTGTTGACCTTGGAACAGATGCCCTGATGGTAGCCACAGGTGGGACTGCTGGGGTGGCAGGCTATGCTTTGGGTGCAGGAGTGAAGACAGGCGTAAAAGCTGGAGTCAGGTATCTGCTCAACTCCATGAAGGAAGAGGATGATGTGCTGGTGAACCAGTTTAGCAGAGAGGATGGCATCATCACCATCCAGTAG
- the LOC121636916 gene encoding uncharacterized protein LOC121636916 isoform X1, which translates to MQQCAGAQTVTMFRWTMDKSGFGKTSINSGMMSFKLKWLIVIQLLLNEQALCRVPPPLVRRSSLFQETHTPKETEETIKQDHHPLLETQSLPTPSSTYKSVPDSPVPQKEERVHSAQRMTSILRAKLQGKIKNNPLTQGNVSCEEVLSASTLDDPLSSMFPQELLGLSLVPVLVVAGCPKEAQTLVLKLYDLLGEADTEELLMEVEALIEHRMSKFASTPAPASAAERDEMRHHMDAVMFNIEQLGLAGAGTSMQDAHCEGWTRVNGTMLVGSVVEGTTGGLEDAVSSCERLGILCAGVTSGGHLTPGMYQAVLKKGSRIFPSSSPQTESWIRQCSAKDDVLIPTALGQRMKRSPQRNCINKNEEQVYNVVEWIPGVSTLYNLGTAVYYASVNCSATAKERAILSAVDLGTDALMVATGGTAGVAGYALGAGVKTGVKAGVRYLLNSMKEEDDVLVNQFSREDGIITIQ; encoded by the exons ATGCAGCAGTGTGCAGGTGCACAAACTGTCACAATGTTTAGATGGACAATGGACAAGAG TGGCTTTGGAAAGACCTCTATAAACAGTGGGATGATGTCCTTCAAGTTGAAGTGGCTAATTGTGATCCAGCTCCTGCTTAATGAGCAGGCACTGTGCAGGGTACCACCTCCTTTGGTGCGGAGGAGCAGTCTGTTTCAAGAAACTCACACCCCTAAAGAAACAGAAGAGACAATCAAACAGGATCATCACCCTCTGCTGGAAACCCAGTCCTTGCCTACTCCTTCATCCACATACAAATCTGTACCAGATTCACCAGTTCCACAAAAAGAGGAAAGGGTCCACTCTGCTCAACGAATGACATCAATCCTCAGGGCAAAGCTTCAAGggaagattaaaaataatcccCTCACTCAAGGGAATGTCAGCTGTGAGGAAGTGCTGTCTGCAAGCACGTTGGATGATCCATTATCTTCAATGTTCCCTCAGGAGCTGCTGGGTCTCTCTTTAGTGCCTGTGTTGGTGGTGGCAGGCTGCCCAAAGGAGGCTCAGACCCTTGTGCTGAAGCTTTATGATTTGCTAGGAGAGGCTGATACAGAGGAGCTCCTGATGGAGGTGGAGGCTCTCATAGAGCACAGGATGAGCAAGTTTGCATCTACACCAGCACCTGCATCAGCAGCAGAGAGAGATGAAATGAGGCACCATATGGATGCTGTGATGTTTAATATTGAGCAACTGGGTTTGGCGGGAGCAGGCACCTCTATGCAGGATGCCCATTGTGAAGGTTGGACCAGGGTAAATGGAACCATGCTGGTGGGTAGCGTTGTGGAAGGAACCACAGGTGGACTGGAGGATGCTGTGAGCAGCTGTGAAAGACTGGGGATTTTGTGTGCTGGCGTGACCAGTGGTGGCCATCTTACACCTGGGATGTACCAAGCAGTGCTAAAGAAAGGTAGCcgcatttttccatcttcatccCCTCAGACTGAATCATGGATCCGCCAGTGCAGTGCCAAGGATGATGTTTTGATCCCCACAGCTTTAGGTCAACGAATGAAGCGCAGCCCTCAGAGGAACTGTATCAACAAAAATGAGGAGCAAGTGTATAACGTAGTGGAGTGGATTCCTGGAGTCAGCACTCTCTACAACCTTGGGACAGCTGTGTACTATGCCTCAGTCAACTGCTCTGCAACAGCTAAGGAAAGAGCCATCCTCAGTGCTGTTGACCTTGGAACAGATGCCCTGATGGTAGCCACAGGTGGGACTGCTGGGGTGGCAGGCTATGCTTTGGGTGCAGGAGTGAAGACAGGCGTAAAAGCTGGAGTCAGGTATCTGCTCAACTCCATGAAGGAAGAGGATGATGTGCTGGTGAACCAGTTTAGCAGAGAGGATGGCATCATCACCATCCAGTAG
- the LOC121636906 gene encoding uncharacterized protein LOC121636906 isoform X1, with protein MQQCAGAQTVTMFRWTMDKSGFGKTSINSGMMSFKLKWLIVIQLLLNEQALCRVPPPLVRRSSLFQETHTPKETEETIKQDHHPLLETQSLPTPSSTYKSVPDSPVPQKEERVHSAQRMTSILRAKLQGKIKNNLLTQGNVSCEEVLSASTLDDPLSSMFPQELLGLSLVPVLVVGGCPKEAQTLVLKLYDLLGEADTEELLMEVEALIEHRMSKFASTPAPASAAERDEMRHHMDAVMFNIEQLGLVGEGISMQDAHCEGWIRVNGTMLVGSVVEGTTGGLDDAVSSCERLGILCAGVTSGGHLTPGMYQAVLKKGSRIFPSSSPQTESWIRQCSAKDDVLIPTALGQRMKRSSQRNCVDENEEQVYSVVEWIPIVSTLYSLGTAVYYASINCKETAKERAILGAVDLGMDALNAVTGGAAGVAGYALGAGVKTGVKNLLNSMKDEDLLLNQISRDDVVITIRI; from the exons ATGCAGCAGTGTGCAGGTGCACAAACTGTCACAATGTTTAGATGGACAATGGACAAGAG TGGCTTTGGAAAGACCTCTATAAACAGTGGGATGATGTCCTTCAAGTTGAAGTGGCTAATTGTGATCCAGCTCCTGCTTAATGAGCAGGCACTGTGCAGGGTACCACCTCCTTTGGTGCGGAGGAGCAGTCTGTTTCAAGAAACTCACACCCCTAAAGAAACAGAAGAGACAATCAAACAGGATCATCACCCTCTGCTGGAAACCCAGTCCTTGCCTACTCCTTCATCCACATACAAATCTGTACCAGATTCACCAGTTCCACAAAAAGAGGAAAGGGTCCACTCTGCTCAACGAATGACATCAATCCTCAGGGCAAAGCTTCAGGggaagattaaaaataatctcctCACTCAAGGGAATGTCAGCTGTGAGGAAGTGCTGTCTGCAAGCACGTTGGATGATCCATTATCTTCAATGTTCCCTCAGGAGCTGCTGGGTCTCTCTTTAGTGCCTGTGTTGGTGGTGGGGGGCTGCCCAAAGGAGGCTCAGACCCTTGTGCTGAAGCTTTATGATTTGCTAGGAGAGGCTGATACAGAGGAGCTCCTGATGGAGGTGGAGGCTCTCATAGAGCACAGGATGAGCAAGTTTGCATCTACACCAGCACCTGCATCAGCAGCAGAGAGAGATGAAATGAGGCACCATATGGATGCTGTGATGTTTAATATTGAGCAACTAGGTTTGGTGGGGGAAGGCATCTCTATGCAGGATGCCCATTGTGAAGGTTGGATCAGGGTAAATGGAACCATGCTGGTGGGTAGCGTTGTGGAAGGAACCACAGGTGGACTGGACGATGCTGTGAGCAGCTGTGAAAGACTGGGGATTTTGTGTGCTGGGGTGACCAGTGGTGGCCATCTTACACCTGGGATGTACCAAGCAGTGCTAAAGAAAGGTAGCcgcatttttccatcttcatccCCTCAGACTGAATCATGGATCCGCCAGTGCAGTGCCAAGGATGATGTTTTGATCCCCACAGCTTTAGGTCAACGAATGAAGCGCAGCTCTCAGAGGAACTGTGTTGACGAAAATGAGGAGCAAGTGTATAGCGTAGTGGAGTGGATTCCTATAGTCAGCACTCTCTACAGCCTTGGTACAGCTGTGTACTATGCCTCAATCAACTGCAAAGAAACAGCCAAGGAAAGAGCCATCCTCGGTGCTGTTGACCTTGGAATGGATGCCCTGAATGCAGTCACAGGTGGGGCTGCTGGGGTGGCAGGCTATGCTTTGGGTGCAGGAGTGAAAACTGGAGTCAAGAATCTGCTGAACTCCATGAAGGATGAGGATTTGCTGTTGAACCAGATCAGCAGGGATGATGTTGTCATCACCATCCGTATTTAG
- the LOC121636906 gene encoding uncharacterized protein LOC121636906 isoform X2, with protein sequence MMSFKLKWLIVIQLLLNEQALCRVPPPLVRRSSLFQETHTPKETEETIKQDHHPLLETQSLPTPSSTYKSVPDSPVPQKEERVHSAQRMTSILRAKLQGKIKNNLLTQGNVSCEEVLSASTLDDPLSSMFPQELLGLSLVPVLVVGGCPKEAQTLVLKLYDLLGEADTEELLMEVEALIEHRMSKFASTPAPASAAERDEMRHHMDAVMFNIEQLGLVGEGISMQDAHCEGWIRVNGTMLVGSVVEGTTGGLDDAVSSCERLGILCAGVTSGGHLTPGMYQAVLKKGSRIFPSSSPQTESWIRQCSAKDDVLIPTALGQRMKRSSQRNCVDENEEQVYSVVEWIPIVSTLYSLGTAVYYASINCKETAKERAILGAVDLGMDALNAVTGGAAGVAGYALGAGVKTGVKNLLNSMKDEDLLLNQISRDDVVITIRI encoded by the coding sequence ATGATGTCCTTCAAGTTGAAGTGGCTAATTGTGATCCAGCTCCTGCTTAATGAGCAGGCACTGTGCAGGGTACCACCTCCTTTGGTGCGGAGGAGCAGTCTGTTTCAAGAAACTCACACCCCTAAAGAAACAGAAGAGACAATCAAACAGGATCATCACCCTCTGCTGGAAACCCAGTCCTTGCCTACTCCTTCATCCACATACAAATCTGTACCAGATTCACCAGTTCCACAAAAAGAGGAAAGGGTCCACTCTGCTCAACGAATGACATCAATCCTCAGGGCAAAGCTTCAGGggaagattaaaaataatctcctCACTCAAGGGAATGTCAGCTGTGAGGAAGTGCTGTCTGCAAGCACGTTGGATGATCCATTATCTTCAATGTTCCCTCAGGAGCTGCTGGGTCTCTCTTTAGTGCCTGTGTTGGTGGTGGGGGGCTGCCCAAAGGAGGCTCAGACCCTTGTGCTGAAGCTTTATGATTTGCTAGGAGAGGCTGATACAGAGGAGCTCCTGATGGAGGTGGAGGCTCTCATAGAGCACAGGATGAGCAAGTTTGCATCTACACCAGCACCTGCATCAGCAGCAGAGAGAGATGAAATGAGGCACCATATGGATGCTGTGATGTTTAATATTGAGCAACTAGGTTTGGTGGGGGAAGGCATCTCTATGCAGGATGCCCATTGTGAAGGTTGGATCAGGGTAAATGGAACCATGCTGGTGGGTAGCGTTGTGGAAGGAACCACAGGTGGACTGGACGATGCTGTGAGCAGCTGTGAAAGACTGGGGATTTTGTGTGCTGGGGTGACCAGTGGTGGCCATCTTACACCTGGGATGTACCAAGCAGTGCTAAAGAAAGGTAGCcgcatttttccatcttcatccCCTCAGACTGAATCATGGATCCGCCAGTGCAGTGCCAAGGATGATGTTTTGATCCCCACAGCTTTAGGTCAACGAATGAAGCGCAGCTCTCAGAGGAACTGTGTTGACGAAAATGAGGAGCAAGTGTATAGCGTAGTGGAGTGGATTCCTATAGTCAGCACTCTCTACAGCCTTGGTACAGCTGTGTACTATGCCTCAATCAACTGCAAAGAAACAGCCAAGGAAAGAGCCATCCTCGGTGCTGTTGACCTTGGAATGGATGCCCTGAATGCAGTCACAGGTGGGGCTGCTGGGGTGGCAGGCTATGCTTTGGGTGCAGGAGTGAAAACTGGAGTCAAGAATCTGCTGAACTCCATGAAGGATGAGGATTTGCTGTTGAACCAGATCAGCAGGGATGATGTTGTCATCACCATCCGTATTTAG